Genomic window (Cottoperca gobio unplaced genomic scaffold, fCotGob3.1 fCotGob3_324arrow_ctg1, whole genome shotgun sequence):
tgatatatatatatatatcatataataataatcgtTCGTCTAAAGCTGGAGATTAttttctggttctggttctggttcagcggtcctctctctgtttgtacTTCAGTATATCTGATGATGGGTCAGTAAAGGTTTACCTCTGTGGGGGTGACAGCCTTTAATATAGCGAGTGATGCTGATCACAGTCAGCGTGTTGATGCTGCTCAGACCGAACAGCAGCGTGAAGAAACCGTCCACCTGCAGGAGACAGAGCAGAGTGAGGCGGACTGAGACACGCGCACCGGAGCGTCCCCGCTTGTCGTACCTGGCAGGTCCAGATGGAGGAGATGAGGTAGTCCCTGTCCTGGAAGACGTTGAAGATCTCGATGATGCCTCTGGAGTATCCGAACACGGAGATGCTGGCGTCGGAGACGGCGAGGTTAAAGGTCAGGTAGTCTGTGGGCTGCAGGGCGGCTCTCTGTCTGCACAGGACGAAGAGGACGATGCTGTTTCCAAACCAGGACAACcaacctgaacacacacacacacacacacacacacacacacacacacacacacacacacacacacacacacacacacaatgaagcaGCGTCTGTTTTAGGGCGGGGCTatctgtgattgacagctcgTGTTTCATCACAAGATGTTGTCGTCACGGTGACGTCTTACATCCAGTCTGTGGATGTTTCTGACTGGTGTCTTCagcatgttgtttttgtgtctgtgattgactcacccagcagcagcaggtagaCTCCGATGATGGTCTCTCCCTGGTCAGACAGAGGGGGGTCCCGGCCCCCCCCCAGCACTAGGCTGTTGTTCCTCCAGGGGGGGGGCCCTCCGGCAGCAAAGCTGAGCgacatgttgctgctgtgagAGTGAGATGCTCTCTGAGCGAAAACAGGAAGTCTGTGTGCTGATAATCTCACCAGGTAAATATAGACACCTGATCCTGTTCAGCGCTGAtcagcaggtcagaggtcagaggttacCTGGGGGAAACAGcagagctctgattggctgactgAGCGACGACGTAGTATTGTATTGTTACAGATGAAAATTATAGCAGTATATTACgttttaataaagtatttagtttacactcacactctcctttttctcctcaacAAGTGTTTGTAGTTTTTCAGTCTGTAGTTCTTTGACCATATATGGAGCGTGCATCTTTATTTGGAGGAAAGTAGTTCCCCTACGGGTTCCAATGAACACGTTGACTTTTGGTATCCCTGCGCACAACCTCCCCGAAAGTCCCGTCTCTtctgtaatatataatgttgtagaaaacatgaatgaaacCATTCTGATAACGTGAGATATTTTAAAGGAGTCTGAATATAGTGCGTGCATTACTGAGAACTATATTCCACAGCGGACGGATATGGGCGAGTGCTGCTAGTCATTTCCTTATGTGGAACGGAGTGTTTCTGGGGGCCGGGTCACCTGATTActgtacaaaaacacaacttttaaactttattcACTGATTCTGGTGAAAATAGATCACATTTTATGCAGAAAATATTTCCGCTATTTGCTCCGATGTTCTCTGTTCGCTCGGCTGACCTCTCGGTGATTTACGGAGTTCGATGACAAGATTCTATCATTACTTGTTGCTAAAGTAACCGCTATCTGATGCTAACTGTTAGCTGGCGTTAGCTCAGTGCAGCTAGCGGTTCTATTAGCTGACTCTGCCCGGACTGGGAGCTCAGTGCACCGGGGGAGTGTTGGTGTTTACACCCGCCAGGAGGAGGCGGTTTTCAGGCCCGGGGCGGGGAACCAGCAGGGAATGCTGGCGGCGAGTAGCGCTGCAATGGGCACCAGAACCGGAGCCGGGGGGGCGGGAAACGGTACCGGGTTAAGCAGCCTCCCTGTGAACACGGCCGGACCGGGACCGGACACAGCCTCCGGGACCGACGGAGGCCGGTTTTCAGAGCGGGATTACAGCACCGAGGTGATCGACAGTGGCTCCGACCAGGACTCGGACTCCGGCGATGACGAAGGCGCGGCGGGTTCAGGCGGGGACAGGAGAGGCGTGAAGcgggagaggagcgagagggagGTCGGCCATCAGTCAGCGCCCACCTCCGGAGGCCTGAGCGGGGGTTACGGCGGGGTCAGCCCCGGGGTGCCGGGAGCCAAACCCGGCAAGAAAACCAGAGGAAGAGTTAAGATCAAGATGGAGTTCATAGACAACAAGCTGAGGAGATACACAACTTTCAGCAAGAGGAAGACCGGCATCATGAAGAAGGTGAGTTCATTACTAAAGGGATTTTACTTTAGATATCGACTACACTGAACTAACAGCTTTACTTATACAGAAAACACGAAGAGTTGTGTTATAAATAACCCTTCAATAATTACAAATCTGCTCCTTCCTGCagatatttgaataataatagaTTCCTTCCTGcagatattttaataataataaattccTTCCTGcagatattttaataataatagattCCTTCCTAcagatattttaataataatagattCCTTCCTGCAGGCCTATGAGCTGTCCACACTGACCGGGACTCAGGTGTTGCTGCTGGTTGCCAGCGAGACGGGTCACGTGTACACGTTCGCCACCAGGAAGCTGCAGCCGATGATCACCTCGGAGACGGGGAAGGCTCTGATCCAGACTTGCCTCAACTCTCCGGACTCCCCGCCTCGCTCAGACCCCTCCTCCGACCAGAGGATGAGCGCCACGGGCTTCGAGGAGACCGACCTCACCTACCAGGTGTCTGAGGCTGACGGCTGTTCGGAGCTCGCCAAGGTTAGGGTTACGGTATATAGAGTATAAATATAGTCATAGGAGAgccatataaataataaatatgtaaaagaataataaaataactgtgtgcaagtaaaataataaataacaaataaatcaaataatgtataaacaaataaaacaatgtggAGATATAGAGAggtataaatacaataataaatatatatggaaACATAAAGACGAATAACAGGATATAAAATGATAACTAAAAGATtatagaaatatgtatttatttatgtactaCATAGCTAtatcttttatttgattttaagtTTATTTGATTTAGCTTTTTTCCTATTGCTGTCAtgcttataattattattttatattttgttatttgtctttatatttccacattttgtatttactcaattattctttaatttaattctctttattttttctttgctttttttgtggCCCTGTCGCTTGTGTAGGATGTGATCAAACCAGCTTTCAGTGTGCCCGCCTCTTCGGCGGCCCTGCAGGTGCTGAGCGGCGCCCCCTCCTGGCA
Coding sequences:
- the LOC115005577 gene encoding serum response factor-like isoform X2, which produces MLAASSAAMGTRTGAGGAGNGTGLSSLPVNTAGPGPDTASGTDGGRFSERDYSTEVIDSGSDQDSDSGDDEGAAGSGGDRRGVKRERSEREVGHQSAPTSGGLSGGYGGVSPGVPGAKPGKKTRGRVKIKMEFIDNKLRRYTTFSKRKTGIMKKAYELSTLTGTQVLLLVASETGHVYTFATRKLQPMITSETGKALIQTCLNSPDSPPRSDPSSDQRMSATGFEETDLTYQVSEADGCSELAKDVIKPAFSVPASSAALQVLSGAPSWQPSSSTNGTVLKTSAGVVLPAGFTLMSASLPASIMSSSSSSSSVAGHMMYPGGHTVMYAAPTSSLDGGLTVLSAFPPTGHAQSHDPGSLPQVFLTSLPPVAAQIPVSAFQLHPMVISQQSSSNLTELQVVSLDVHQSKDD
- the LOC115005577 gene encoding serum response factor-like isoform X1 produces the protein MLAASSAAMGTRTGAGGAGNGTGLSSLPVNTAGPGPDTASGTDGGRFSERDYSTEVIDSGSDQDSDSGDDEGAAGSGGDRRGVKRERSEREVGHQSAPTSGGLSGGYGGVSPGVPGAKPGKKTRGRVKIKMEFIDNKLRRYTTFSKRKTGIMKKAYELSTLTGTQVLLLVASETGHVYTFATRKLQPMITSETGKALIQTCLNSPDSPPRSDPSSDQRMSATGFEETDLTYQVSEADGCSELAKDVIKPAFSVPASSAALQVLSGAPSWQPSSSTNGTVLKTSAGVVLPAGFTLMSGGGVTQQLQAIQVQASSQHTSTNQSSSDIHSPASSTASLPASIMSSSSSSSSVAGHMMYPGGHTVMYAAPTSSLDGGLTVLSAFPPTGHAQSHDPGSLPQVFLTSLPPVAAQIPVSAFQLHPMVISQQSSSNLTELQVVSLDVHQSKDD